One segment of Solanum stenotomum isolate F172 chromosome 1, ASM1918654v1, whole genome shotgun sequence DNA contains the following:
- the LOC125845187 gene encoding uncharacterized protein LOC125845187 produces the protein MASLTHLLSATSAVTLQHARHKQLQLVKTQKVPSRMTFLCMRHKPFSICCSKQSPWEPAPVTYVPSDNIEDKFLEGTTNIFETMSSGKPAESSLTEAEGLTDVKSQPPLQLQYLRWPVWLLGPVILLATGMVPTLWLPISSVFIGPNIASLLSLTGLDCIYNLGANLFLLLADSCARSPDSSQDSTSKPPFGYQLWNMVANVMGLVIPLIVYFASQNSFLQPQLPFISYAVLLGPYLLLLSIQILTEMLTWHWKSPVWLVTPVVYEAYRVLQLMRGLKLSAELNAPSWMLHTIRGLVCWWVLILGMQLMRVAWYAGFTARAHQKQLHALPNTD, from the coding sequence ATGGCATCTTTAACCCACCTGCTATCTGCCACATCGGCAGTTACTTTGCAACATGCACGTCATAAACAGCTGCAATTGGTGAAAACCCAAAAAGTGCCTAGTAGAATGACTTTTCTGTGTATGAGACATAAGCCATTCTCTATTTGCTGCTCAAAGCAATCTCCATGGGAACCTGCACCTGTCACTTATGTTCCTAGTGATAATATTGAAGATAAATTTCTGGAAGGAACAACCAATATATTTGAAACCATGTCTTCCGGTAAACCAGCTGAATCTTCATTAACTGAGGCTGAAGGGCTCACTGATGTAAAAAGCCAGCCACCATTGCAGCTTCAATACCTTCGATGGCCTGTGTGGCTTCTTGGCCCTGTCATTCTCTTAGCCACTGGGATGGTGCCCACTTTGTGGTTACCTATTTCATCAGTTTTCATTGGTCCCAATATAGCCAGCCTTCTTTCCTTGACTGGACTTGATTGTATTTACAATCTTGGGGCAAACCTATTTCTCCTGTTAGCCGATTCTTGTGCTCGCTCACCAGACAGCAGTCAAGATTCCACCAGCAAGCCGCCTTTCGGTTATCAGTTATGGAACATGGTCGCAAACGTTATGGGTCTAGTCATTCCCTTGATAGTATATTTTGCTTCTCAGAACAGTTTCCTTCAGCCTCAACTTCCTTTCATTTCTTATGCTGTGCTCTTGGGTCCCTATCTTCTGCTTCTATCTATACAGATACTCACAGAGATGCTGACATGGCATTGGAAGTCACCAGTATGGTTGGTGACACCAGTAGTCTATGAAGCGTATCGTGTTTTACAACTAATGAGGGGGTTAAAGCTCAGTGCAGAACTCAATGCACCATCATGGATGCTGCATACCATTAGGGGGCTAGTCTGCTGGTGGGTTCTCATTCTCGGCATGCAGCTCATGAGAGTCGCTTGGTATGCTGGTTTCACTGCTCGGGCTCATCAGAAACAGCTCCATGCCTTGCCCAACACTGATTAG
- the LOC125845233 gene encoding uncharacterized protein LOC125845233 isoform X3 — protein MAKSNVSDSETEETNSDSEESPAEPQRTGKLTDYEKQRMKRIEENRARMKAMGLHKMATSLMGASPKPQKKDKDRKGKKKVVDEDEDYEPAQSEDEDDDGNFEVPKSQLKKAIALSLQDSAGFLNLANKVPMQGTDADSTKKDSNEKAFLKKVSNEKASLKKASNEKDVGTCNQEDVTGKRKRKQQQARNREQMTEDDLIMHFFQFDEAGKGSISFRDLQKMVVSHDFTWSDEDLANMIRCFDSSGDGKLSLDDFRKIVVRCNMIQGSEDAG, from the exons ATGGCAAAATCGAATGTCTCAGACTCAGAAACTGAAGAGACAAACTCAGACTCAGAGGAGTCCCCGGCGGAGCCCCAAAGAACAGGAAAACTCACTGATTATGAGAAACAAAGAATGAAGAGAATCGAAGAAAACAGAGCAAGAATGAAGGCTATGGGTCTGCACAAAATGGCAACTTCTTTGATGGGTGCTTCCCCAAAACCCCAGAAGAAAGACAAGGACAGAAAGGGGAAAAAGAAGGTggttgatgaagatgaagattaCGAGCCAGCTCAAAGTGAGGACGAAGATGATGATGGGAATTTTGAAGTTCCAAAGTCCCAATTGAAAAAG GCTATTGCTTTGTCCCTACAAGATTCAGCAGGTTTTCTGAATCTTGCAAATAAAGTGCCTATGCAAGGCACTGATGCAGATTCCACTAAAAAGGACAGCAACGAAAAAGCTTTCTTGAAAAAGGTCAGCAATGAAAAAGCTTCTTTGAAAAAGGCCAGTAATGAAAAAGATGTAGGTACCTGCAATCAGGAAGATGTTACTGGGAAAAGGAAGAGAAAACAACAg CAGGCAAGAAATCGAGAGCAGATGACTGAGGATGACTTGATtatgcatttctttcagttcGATG AAGCTGGAAAAGGGAGTATAAGTTTCAGAGATCTACAGAAAATGGTAGTTTCCCATGATTTTACATGGTCAGATGAGGACTTGGCAAATATGATTCGTTGTTTTGATTCTAGTGGAGACGGAAAG TTGAGCCTGGATGATTTTCGCAAGATTGTGGTCAGATGTAATATGATACAAGGTTCTGAAGATGCTGGTTGA
- the LOC125845331 gene encoding SPX domain-containing protein 3, whose protein sequence is MKFGKRLKQQIQETLPGWGDKFLSYKELKKLVKLISSYAPQMMSGSLEYGKAEAEFVYLLNNEIDKFNAFFMEQEEDFIIRHKELQQRIGRVIDRWGPNGSQPSETDCKEELAKIRKDIVDFHGEMVLLINYSNINYTGLAKILKKYDKRTGGLLRSPYIQKVLQQPFFTTDLISKLVKECESTIDSVFPPPCDVERGLVLGSGVAGEGIFRITVAALLTMQEIRKGSSTYGRFSLPPLNLPDQTDVIQSQSLQLNSPIAIP, encoded by the exons ATGAAATTTGGGAAAAGATTGAAGCAACAAATTCAAGAAACATTACCTGGGTGGGGTGATAAGTTTTTGTCATATAAAGAGTTGAAGAAATTGGTGAAATTGATTTCTTCATATGCACCACAAATGATGAGTGGATCATTGGAGTATGGTAAGGCAGAGGCTGAATTTGTGTATTTGTTGAACAATGAGATTGATAAATTCAATGCATTTTTCATGGAACAAGAAGAGGATTTCATTATAAGACATAAG GAGTTGCAACAGAGGATCGGGAGAGTGATTGATAGATGGGGGCCAAATGGAAGCCAACCCTCTGAGACAGATTGCAAAGAAGAGTTAGCAAAAATCAGAAAAGACATTGTTGATTTCCATGGTGAAATGGTGCTCTTAATCAACTATAGTAACATTAACTACACAG GATTGGCTAAGATACTGAAGAAATACGACAAGCGAACAGGTGGATTACTGCGTTCGCCGTATATACAAAAGGTGCTTCAGCAGCCATTCTTCACAACAGATTTGATATCAAAGCTTGTAAAAGAGTGTGAAAGTACGATAGATTCAGTGTTTCCGCCTCCGTGTGATGTAGAAAGAGGATTAGTATTAGGATCAGGAGTTGCAGGGGAAGGAATATTTAGAATCACAGTAGCAGCTCTGCTTACTAtgcaagaaataagaaaaggaAGCTCTACTTATGGACGTTTCTCTTTGCCACCACTCAATTTGCCTGATCAGACTGATGTCATTCAGTCACAATCCTTGCAGCTCAATTCTCCAATTGCAATTCCCTAG
- the LOC125845407 gene encoding vesicle-associated protein 1-1 has product MSNGELLQIHPVELQFTFELKKQIACSLQLSNKSDDYVAFKVKTTNPKKYCVRPNTGIVMPRSTCDVIVTMQAQKEAPPDMQCKDKFLLQSVIVSPGTTAEDITPEMFNKESGNHVEEVKLRVAYVPPQPPPSPVREGSEEGSSPRASISENGAEFHNASRTYAESQDNSSETKALILKLSEEKKSAIQQNNKLQQELELLRRESSRRRGGIPFMYVIIVGLVGLFLGYLLKKT; this is encoded by the exons ATGAGTAACGGGGAGCTACTTCAAATCCACCCAGTAGAACTTCAATTTACAT TCGAATTGAAGAAGCAGATCGCATGTTCCTTGCAATTGAGCAACAAATCAGATGACTATGTAGCCTTCAAG GTGAAGACGACGAATCCAAAGAAGTACTGTGTAAGGCCCAATACTGGAATTGTGATGCCTCGCTCTACCTGTGATGTCATAG TTACAATGCAAGCACAAAAAGAGGCACCACCGGACATGCAATGCAAGGATAAGTTCCTGCTTCAAAGTGTCATAGTAAGCCCCGGAACTACGGCTGAGGATATAACTCCAGAAATG ttCAACAAAGAGTCTGGGAATCATGTTGAAGAGGTCAAGTTGAGAGTGGCTTATGTTCCACCTCAACCACCACCATCACCTGTGCGGGAGGGGTCCGAGGAAGGTTCCTCACCTAGGGCTTCAATATCTGAAAATGGAGCTGAGTTCCACAAT GCTTCAAGGACATATGCTGAGTCACAAGACAACTCATCAGAG ACAAAAGCACTAATTTTGAAGCTGTCAGAGGAGAAAAAATCTGCAATACAGCAAAATAACAAGCTTCAGCAAGAATTG GAGTTGTTGAGGCGAGAAAGCAGCAGACGTCGTGGCGGAATCCCATTTatgtatgttattattgttggaCTGGTGGGCCTCTTTCTTGGTTATCTTCTCAAGAAGACAtga
- the LOC125845233 gene encoding uncharacterized protein LOC125845233 isoform X1 translates to MAKSNVSDSETEETNSDSEESPAEPQRTGKLTDYEKQRMKRIEENRARMKAMGLHKMATSLMGASPKPQKKDKDRKGKKKVVDEDEDYEPAQSEDEDDDGNFEVPKSQLKKSKKKIQTTQKRVSNTTVPTDMDFVDDDVALMQAIALSLQDSAGFLNLANKVPMQGTDADSTKKDSNEKAFLKKVSNEKASLKKASNEKDVGTCNQEDVTGKRKRKQQQARNREQMTEDDLIMHFFQFDEAGKGSISFRDLQKMVVSHDFTWSDEDLANMIRCFDSSGDGKLSLDDFRKIVVRCNMIQGSEDAG, encoded by the exons ATGGCAAAATCGAATGTCTCAGACTCAGAAACTGAAGAGACAAACTCAGACTCAGAGGAGTCCCCGGCGGAGCCCCAAAGAACAGGAAAACTCACTGATTATGAGAAACAAAGAATGAAGAGAATCGAAGAAAACAGAGCAAGAATGAAGGCTATGGGTCTGCACAAAATGGCAACTTCTTTGATGGGTGCTTCCCCAAAACCCCAGAAGAAAGACAAGGACAGAAAGGGGAAAAAGAAGGTggttgatgaagatgaagattaCGAGCCAGCTCAAAGTGAGGACGAAGATGATGATGGGAATTTTGAAGTTCCAAAGTCCCAATTGAAAAAG tcaaagaaaaaaattcaaacaactcaGAAGAGAGTGTCTAACACAACGGTACCAACTGACATGGATTTTGTCGACGATGATGTTGCCTTAATGCAG GCTATTGCTTTGTCCCTACAAGATTCAGCAGGTTTTCTGAATCTTGCAAATAAAGTGCCTATGCAAGGCACTGATGCAGATTCCACTAAAAAGGACAGCAACGAAAAAGCTTTCTTGAAAAAGGTCAGCAATGAAAAAGCTTCTTTGAAAAAGGCCAGTAATGAAAAAGATGTAGGTACCTGCAATCAGGAAGATGTTACTGGGAAAAGGAAGAGAAAACAACAg CAGGCAAGAAATCGAGAGCAGATGACTGAGGATGACTTGATtatgcatttctttcagttcGATG AAGCTGGAAAAGGGAGTATAAGTTTCAGAGATCTACAGAAAATGGTAGTTTCCCATGATTTTACATGGTCAGATGAGGACTTGGCAAATATGATTCGTTGTTTTGATTCTAGTGGAGACGGAAAG TTGAGCCTGGATGATTTTCGCAAGATTGTGGTCAGATGTAATATGATACAAGGTTCTGAAGATGCTGGTTGA
- the LOC125845233 gene encoding uncharacterized protein LOC125845233 isoform X2, whose translation MAKSNVSDSETEETNSDSEESPAEPQRTGKLTDYEKQRMKRIEENRARMKAMGLHKMATSLMGASPKPQKKDKDRKGKKKVVDEDEDYEPAQSEDEDDDGNFEVPKSQLKKSKKKIQTTQKRVSNTTVPTDMDFVDDDVALMQAIALSLQDSAGFLNLANKVPMQGTDADSTKKDSNEKAFLKKVSNEKASLKKASNEKDVGTCNQEDVTGKRKRKQQARNREQMTEDDLIMHFFQFDEAGKGSISFRDLQKMVVSHDFTWSDEDLANMIRCFDSSGDGKLSLDDFRKIVVRCNMIQGSEDAG comes from the exons ATGGCAAAATCGAATGTCTCAGACTCAGAAACTGAAGAGACAAACTCAGACTCAGAGGAGTCCCCGGCGGAGCCCCAAAGAACAGGAAAACTCACTGATTATGAGAAACAAAGAATGAAGAGAATCGAAGAAAACAGAGCAAGAATGAAGGCTATGGGTCTGCACAAAATGGCAACTTCTTTGATGGGTGCTTCCCCAAAACCCCAGAAGAAAGACAAGGACAGAAAGGGGAAAAAGAAGGTggttgatgaagatgaagattaCGAGCCAGCTCAAAGTGAGGACGAAGATGATGATGGGAATTTTGAAGTTCCAAAGTCCCAATTGAAAAAG tcaaagaaaaaaattcaaacaactcaGAAGAGAGTGTCTAACACAACGGTACCAACTGACATGGATTTTGTCGACGATGATGTTGCCTTAATGCAG GCTATTGCTTTGTCCCTACAAGATTCAGCAGGTTTTCTGAATCTTGCAAATAAAGTGCCTATGCAAGGCACTGATGCAGATTCCACTAAAAAGGACAGCAACGAAAAAGCTTTCTTGAAAAAGGTCAGCAATGAAAAAGCTTCTTTGAAAAAGGCCAGTAATGAAAAAGATGTAGGTACCTGCAATCAGGAAGATGTTACTGGGAAAAGGAAGAGAAAACAACAg GCAAGAAATCGAGAGCAGATGACTGAGGATGACTTGATtatgcatttctttcagttcGATG AAGCTGGAAAAGGGAGTATAAGTTTCAGAGATCTACAGAAAATGGTAGTTTCCCATGATTTTACATGGTCAGATGAGGACTTGGCAAATATGATTCGTTGTTTTGATTCTAGTGGAGACGGAAAG TTGAGCCTGGATGATTTTCGCAAGATTGTGGTCAGATGTAATATGATACAAGGTTCTGAAGATGCTGGTTGA